A genomic window from Anthocerotibacter panamensis C109 includes:
- a CDS encoding alpha-amylase family glycosyl hydrolase yields the protein MTPQKTTPLGAARKTAKPRRNKPKAPPKIRFELLAPYNTQAALMGSFSGWKELPMKRDRHGVYSTEVPLPDGVYEYKFYVCSKSFFCKDQWVSFADPKATQIAAENAVIRIKNGQRILDEYSWQQDGVPLSGDDRLVIYELHINAFGGGYRAATQHLDYLRDLGINCVQLMPISEYPGACYWGYNPRHPFAPESSYGLPEDLKYFIDACHGRGIRVMLDIVLNHSEQDNPLTRIDFTYWFYAPGTEPDDPGNIWGPKFNLEFYDPKYQRYPAREFLYELAEFWVREYHIDGYRIDAARQIRNFDFLAEVARRAKHMAGVKPFYVVAEHIPEKPTIADADGPVDGAYHETYYWMIHDLLVCDQFSPDQIVNAINPVHHGYSGPANAVNFYENHDKPRLHQRLIEARKDETGAFRRLECAAALLFTSVGIPMLYQGQALGQAYPQDEQVHPLDWSLLDQKQPRALLERYRGLIALRRATPALWTANCAFFHVDPNHKVLAYVRYNDSGSQVAVVAHLGDGYLGCYQVAHFPEDGPWHEWTRDYELRVMERRVEVELSAWDVHIFCQG from the coding sequence ATGACTCCTCAAAAAACGACTCCCTTAGGTGCTGCTCGTAAGACTGCCAAGCCCCGAAGAAACAAACCCAAAGCTCCTCCCAAAATTCGTTTTGAACTCCTGGCTCCCTACAATACGCAAGCAGCGCTCATGGGTTCTTTCTCGGGCTGGAAAGAGTTGCCGATGAAGCGCGACCGGCACGGGGTCTATTCTACCGAGGTACCTCTGCCGGATGGAGTGTACGAATATAAGTTCTACGTCTGCTCCAAAAGTTTTTTTTGTAAGGACCAATGGGTGTCTTTCGCCGACCCAAAAGCGACGCAGATTGCGGCGGAAAATGCGGTCATCCGCATCAAAAACGGACAGCGTATCCTGGATGAATATAGCTGGCAGCAAGATGGAGTACCGCTGTCTGGAGATGACCGGCTGGTGATCTATGAGCTGCACATCAATGCCTTTGGCGGCGGCTACCGCGCAGCTACGCAGCATCTCGACTATCTCCGAGACCTGGGGATCAACTGCGTCCAACTGATGCCCATCAGCGAATATCCCGGTGCCTGCTATTGGGGCTACAATCCCCGCCATCCTTTTGCCCCGGAATCCTCCTATGGTCTGCCAGAGGACTTGAAGTATTTCATCGACGCATGTCATGGTCGGGGCATCCGCGTCATGCTGGATATCGTCCTCAACCACAGCGAACAGGACAATCCCCTCACCCGCATCGACTTTACCTATTGGTTCTATGCGCCGGGGACGGAACCCGACGATCCGGGCAACATCTGGGGACCGAAGTTTAACCTGGAATTTTATGACCCGAAATATCAACGCTACCCTGCTCGGGAATTCCTCTATGAACTGGCGGAGTTTTGGGTCCGTGAGTACCACATTGACGGCTACCGCATCGACGCAGCGCGCCAAATCCGCAACTTTGACTTTTTAGCAGAGGTCGCCCGCCGTGCCAAGCATATGGCTGGGGTTAAGCCCTTCTACGTCGTCGCCGAGCACATCCCCGAAAAGCCTACGATTGCTGATGCGGATGGTCCGGTGGATGGAGCCTATCACGAGACCTACTACTGGATGATCCACGATTTGCTCGTCTGTGACCAATTCAGCCCCGATCAGATTGTCAATGCAATCAATCCCGTCCACCACGGCTACTCTGGTCCCGCCAACGCGGTCAATTTTTATGAGAACCACGACAAGCCGCGCCTGCACCAACGCCTGATCGAGGCGAGGAAAGATGAAACTGGGGCTTTTCGACGTCTGGAATGTGCGGCGGCATTGCTGTTTACCTCGGTGGGTATCCCGATGCTCTATCAGGGGCAGGCTCTTGGACAGGCATATCCTCAAGACGAGCAGGTACATCCCTTGGACTGGTCTCTGCTTGACCAAAAACAGCCGCGTGCCCTTCTGGAGCGCTATCGGGGGCTGATTGCTCTGCGCCGTGCTACTCCGGCTCTATGGACGGCGAACTGCGCGTTCTTTCATGTCGATCCCAACCATAAAGTCCTTGCCTATGTCCGCTACAACGACAGCGGTTCTCAAGTGGCGGTGGTCGCCCATCTCGGCGATGGTTATCTAGGCTGCTATCAAGTCGCTCATTTTCCTGAAGATGGACCCTGGCACGAGTGGACGCGCGACTACGAACTGAGGGTGATGGAGCGTCGGGTAGAAGTCGAACTGAGCGCTTGGGATGTGCATATTTTCTGTCAGGGTTAG
- the efp gene encoding elongation factor P gives MISSNDFRTGTTIEIDGQAWRVVEFQHVKPGKGSAFVRTKLKNVRSGAVNERTFRAGEMLPSAVVDKSDMEFLYPQGDVYVFMNNETFEQRELKAEEIGPVVKYLKEGMTASVLTYNDVIIGVELSNFVILEVTQTDPGLRGDTATGGLKPATLETGATIQVPLFVTIGDKVKVDTRTDSYLGREQ, from the coding sequence ATGATCTCAAGCAACGACTTTCGCACGGGTACGACAATCGAGATAGATGGTCAGGCATGGCGTGTGGTTGAATTTCAACACGTCAAGCCCGGAAAGGGTTCAGCTTTTGTGCGTACTAAGCTCAAGAATGTCCGCTCCGGTGCGGTGAATGAACGTACTTTTCGGGCAGGGGAGATGCTCCCCTCGGCTGTGGTAGACAAAAGCGACATGGAGTTTCTGTACCCCCAAGGCGATGTCTATGTCTTCATGAATAATGAAACCTTTGAGCAGCGTGAACTCAAGGCTGAGGAGATCGGTCCTGTGGTCAAGTACCTCAAGGAGGGCATGACCGCCAGCGTCCTAACCTACAACGATGTCATCATCGGGGTGGAGCTCTCCAACTTTGTCATCCTGGAGGTCACCCAAACGGACCCTGGTCTGCGTGGTGATACGGCGACTGGAGGACTGAAGCCCGCAACTCTGGAGACAGGGGCGACGATTCAAGTCCCACTCTTTGTGACGATTGGCGATAAAGTCAAGGTCGATACCCGCACTGATTCCTACCTGGGCCGGGAACAGTGA
- a CDS encoding YlqD family protein: protein MKPITLKRNVTIKAIVTPRLKDEATQQLQNALNQVDVQIQQLDFQGKRAINEVERGAIKPLGPEAQQQINNIRGQVESKKAEFLQQKNQFLQQLNQVTTWEMSQEIVQGQIESDFEVAVGDNLLERMNVEVVLEDGIIVEIRGNP, encoded by the coding sequence ATGAAACCAATTACCCTGAAACGCAACGTCACCATTAAAGCCATCGTGACGCCCCGTCTCAAAGACGAAGCCACCCAGCAACTACAGAACGCGCTGAATCAGGTGGATGTCCAGATCCAACAGCTCGATTTCCAGGGCAAGCGGGCCATTAACGAGGTGGAGCGGGGTGCGATCAAGCCGCTTGGACCCGAGGCACAACAACAGATTAACAATATCCGTGGTCAGGTCGAGTCCAAAAAAGCCGAGTTTCTGCAACAGAAAAACCAGTTCCTACAACAGCTCAATCAGGTAACCACTTGGGAGATGAGTCAGGAGATCGTCCAGGGACAGATCGAAAGCGACTTTGAGGTGGCTGTAGGCGATAACCTCCTAGAGCGCATGAATGTCGAGGTCGTCCTCGAAGATGGGATCATCGTCGAGATCCGAGGAAATCCCTAG
- a CDS encoding polyprenyl synthetase family protein, whose amino-acid sequence MDFAHYLKSTAADIDQALETFLHTWLHETAQISPRLLPLAESFASACRGGKRSRGTLVKLGYELTAATYTPEILKPAVAFELFQTAVLAHDDIIDKSDLRRGQPTLHKLLSLRAGDHYGVSQSICLGDVGFFLSMQLLAQSDFPDRERGLAVQSFTHTILQTALGELLDVELPYVQGEAQETDILTIFRFKTAWYTITGPLHLGAILGGADASLLDKLSVFGENLGLAFQIRDDILGVFGRPEEVGKSVVSDIQEGKVTLLINYARSHCTPGQRALLDEAYGSPEVTPTQVEQIKQVFVESGALDYSWARAGAYVERAKAVIPQLHEVPQQCQLLEQLADFIVQRTK is encoded by the coding sequence ATGGACTTTGCACACTACCTCAAGAGCACCGCCGCCGACATCGATCAAGCCCTGGAGACCTTCCTCCATACTTGGCTCCACGAGACAGCCCAGATCTCGCCCCGGCTGCTGCCTCTGGCTGAGAGCTTTGCCTCGGCTTGTCGCGGGGGCAAACGCTCTCGGGGCACCCTCGTCAAGTTGGGCTACGAACTCACCGCAGCTACCTACACCCCAGAAATCCTCAAACCGGCGGTGGCTTTTGAACTTTTTCAGACCGCAGTGCTCGCCCATGACGACATCATCGATAAGAGTGACCTCAGGCGGGGTCAGCCTACGCTTCACAAACTGCTCAGTCTCCGGGCGGGCGACCACTACGGTGTCTCGCAGAGTATTTGTCTGGGGGATGTAGGTTTTTTCTTGTCGATGCAACTGTTGGCTCAGAGTGATTTCCCGGACCGCGAGCGGGGACTTGCCGTTCAGTCGTTTACCCACACGATTCTCCAGACGGCTTTGGGCGAACTGCTCGATGTCGAACTGCCCTATGTGCAGGGGGAGGCGCAGGAGACGGATATTCTGACGATCTTCCGCTTCAAAACCGCTTGGTACACGATTACAGGACCGCTCCATCTAGGTGCCATTCTCGGTGGGGCAGATGCCTCACTGTTGGACAAACTGAGCGTATTTGGGGAGAATCTGGGTCTTGCTTTTCAGATCCGGGACGATATTCTGGGGGTCTTTGGTCGCCCGGAGGAAGTGGGTAAGTCGGTGGTGTCTGATATTCAAGAAGGCAAGGTCACCCTGCTCATCAACTACGCCCGGAGCCACTGCACACCCGGTCAGCGTGCGCTCTTGGATGAAGCCTATGGCTCGCCGGAGGTCACACCTACACAAGTCGAGCAGATCAAACAGGTCTTTGTCGAGAGCGGGGCGCTAGATTATTCCTGGGCGAGGGCTGGGGCATATGTCGAACGGGCCAAAGCTGTTATCCCACAACTCCATGAAGTGCCGCAACAGTGCCAACTTTTGGAACAACTGGCTGATTTCATTGTTCAGCGGACGAAATAA
- a CDS encoding class I SAM-dependent methyltransferase, with translation MLPETSSSTPVWNAGLYDARHTFVFELGRDLVGLLHPQPGERILDLGCGTGHLTRAIAETGADVLGLDQSLEMVEQARAHYPALAFEQGDARDFGCAVPFDAVFSNAVLHWILEPERVVQSVARALRPGGRFVAELGGKGNIAAIATALYTVLQEAGYPLPATCWYFPSLGEYASLLEAQGFRVCAVWHFDRPTALEGEEGLRNWLKMFTPEILQTIPDSVRPDLLTRIEAVLRPRLYRAGVWYADYVRLRFVAIREP, from the coding sequence ATGCTGCCTGAAACCTCCTCTTCGACGCCTGTCTGGAATGCGGGTCTCTACGATGCCCGTCATACTTTTGTCTTTGAACTAGGCCGCGACCTTGTGGGTCTACTACACCCTCAACCCGGAGAACGCATCCTCGACTTAGGCTGTGGGACCGGTCATCTCACCCGCGCAATAGCTGAGACGGGAGCGGATGTACTGGGCCTCGATCAATCTCTGGAGATGGTGGAACAGGCGCGGGCACACTACCCAGCGCTGGCTTTTGAACAGGGTGACGCCCGAGATTTTGGATGTGCAGTCCCATTTGATGCGGTTTTTTCTAATGCGGTGCTCCACTGGATCTTGGAGCCTGAGCGGGTGGTTCAGTCTGTTGCGCGGGCGCTCAGACCTGGAGGGCGCTTTGTGGCTGAATTGGGTGGGAAGGGCAATATTGCAGCGATCGCAACGGCGTTATATACCGTGCTCCAGGAAGCAGGCTACCCACTACCCGCTACTTGCTGGTATTTCCCTTCTCTGGGGGAGTATGCTTCGCTTTTAGAAGCCCAAGGTTTTCGTGTATGCGCTGTCTGGCATTTTGACCGACCCACGGCTTTGGAGGGGGAGGAGGGGTTACGCAACTGGCTCAAGATGTTTACCCCAGAGATCTTGCAGACGATCCCCGACTCCGTCCGCCCGGACTTGCTGACGCGCATCGAAGCGGTCTTACGCCCCCGGCTGTATCGCGCAGGCGTCTGGTACGCCGACTATGTGCGGCTGCGGTTCGTCGCCATCCGGGAGCCCTAG
- a CDS encoding DUF2167 domain-containing protein has translation MLGGAAVAAKTGILAKVGIFLLLAFKKAWFLLIAGPLAGLKKFFSKKPEV, from the coding sequence GTGTTAGGTGGTGCGGCAGTTGCAGCCAAGACTGGAATCCTGGCTAAAGTCGGGATTTTCTTGTTGCTTGCCTTCAAAAAAGCTTGGTTTCTCTTGATTGCAGGGCCATTAGCAGGGCTGAAAAAGTTCTTTAGCAAAAAGCCCGAAGTCTAG
- a CDS encoding TRC40/GET3/ArsA family transport-energizing ATPase, with translation MRIIMLTGKGGVGKTSMAAATGLRCAELGYRTLVLSTDPAHSLADSVDQPLTHEPKKLVDNLWGAELDALMELEGNWGAVKKYITQVLQARGLEGIQAEELAILPGMDEIFSLVRVKRHYDEGDFDVLIIDSAPTGTALRLLSLPEVAGWYMRRFYKPFQGIAQTLTPVFDPIVKRLTGIPLPNREVMDAPFEFYEQIEALEKVLTNNAVTSVRLVTNPEKMVLKETLRAHAYLSLYGVATDLVIANRILPNEIEDPYFQNWKASQQVYRQEIHDNFSPLPVREIPLYREELVGMAALERLKQDLCGDIDPAKVLYTENTLRVSSHDNGYRLDLYLPGVPKSEVHLSKSGDELSIRIGNHRRNMVLPQALAALRPVKAKMEDDYLRIQFAQA, from the coding sequence CTGCGCATCATCATGCTCACCGGTAAGGGCGGGGTAGGCAAGACTTCCATGGCTGCCGCCACCGGTCTGCGCTGTGCCGAGTTGGGTTACCGCACGCTGGTCCTCTCGACGGACCCAGCCCACTCCCTGGCAGACAGTGTAGACCAACCCCTCACCCACGAGCCCAAAAAGCTGGTCGATAATCTCTGGGGAGCAGAGTTAGATGCGCTGATGGAGCTGGAGGGCAACTGGGGTGCCGTCAAAAAATACATAACTCAGGTGCTTCAGGCGCGGGGTTTAGAGGGCATTCAGGCTGAGGAGTTGGCGATCCTGCCTGGGATGGATGAGATTTTCTCCTTAGTGCGCGTCAAGCGCCACTACGACGAGGGGGACTTCGATGTGCTTATTATCGATTCCGCCCCGACTGGCACTGCGCTCCGCCTGTTGAGCCTGCCCGAGGTAGCCGGATGGTACATGCGCCGCTTCTACAAACCCTTCCAAGGCATCGCTCAGACCCTCACCCCGGTCTTTGACCCGATAGTGAAGCGCTTGACGGGTATCCCTCTGCCCAACCGTGAGGTCATGGATGCACCCTTCGAATTTTATGAGCAGATCGAAGCCCTGGAGAAAGTCCTCACCAACAACGCTGTGACCTCTGTGCGGTTGGTCACCAACCCCGAAAAAATGGTCTTAAAAGAAACCTTGCGTGCCCACGCCTACCTTAGTCTCTATGGCGTCGCCACCGACCTCGTCATCGCTAACCGCATTCTCCCCAACGAAATCGAAGACCCTTACTTCCAAAACTGGAAAGCCTCGCAACAGGTCTACCGCCAGGAGATCCACGACAACTTCAGCCCGCTACCGGTGCGCGAAATCCCACTCTACCGCGAAGAGTTGGTGGGCATGGCGGCTCTGGAGCGCCTCAAACAGGACCTCTGTGGCGATATCGACCCCGCCAAGGTCCTCTACACTGAGAATACCTTGCGCGTCAGCAGTCACGATAATGGCTACCGCCTTGACCTCTATTTGCCTGGGGTACCCAAGAGCGAAGTCCACCTCTCCAAGTCTGGGGATGAGCTAAGTATCCGCATCGGCAACCATCGTCGCAATATGGTCCTCCCGCAAGCTCTAGCCGCCCTGCGCCCTGTCAAAGCCAAAATGGAAGACGACTACCTACGCATCCAGTTTGCTCAGGCGTAA
- the accB gene encoding acetyl-CoA carboxylase biotin carboxyl carrier protein: MNFDLAEVRELITLLNKTDITELELEGEGYRLILRKSAPVVAAAVAAPMVPATKTPATQGTQPTLLEVKAPMVGTFYRATAPESPPFVDLNDRVRVGQTVCIIEAMKLMNNIEAEVSGRVVEVLVENGQPVEFGQVLMRLEPENAS, encoded by the coding sequence GTGAACTTCGATCTTGCCGAGGTCCGCGAACTCATTACCCTCCTCAACAAGACTGATATCACAGAGCTGGAGCTTGAGGGTGAGGGCTACCGGCTAATCTTGCGCAAGAGTGCTCCAGTGGTGGCAGCAGCCGTAGCCGCCCCCATGGTCCCGGCGACCAAGACCCCGGCGACCCAGGGGACTCAGCCTACGCTACTGGAGGTCAAAGCCCCGATGGTGGGTACGTTTTATCGTGCCACTGCCCCGGAATCTCCGCCTTTTGTGGACCTGAATGACCGCGTCCGGGTCGGTCAGACCGTCTGCATTATCGAGGCGATGAAACTGATGAACAATATTGAGGCCGAGGTGTCCGGGCGGGTGGTAGAGGTCTTGGTAGAGAATGGGCAACCGGTGGAATTCGGTCAAGTCCTTATGCGCCTCGAACCTGAAAACGCCTCTTAG
- a CDS encoding nucleoside deaminase, with product MELALEEAREAALHGDVPVGAVLLDGQRRLLVADHNRRECDQDPTAHAEILVLRRAAQALGRWRLNDCTLYVTLEPCPMCAGAILQARLGLLVYGADDPKAGAVRTVLNLPDSSLSFHRLPVIAGVCEEACRVLLQQWFQAQRTGVVE from the coding sequence ATGGAGCTTGCCTTGGAGGAAGCCCGTGAGGCTGCTCTGCACGGGGATGTACCCGTGGGCGCAGTACTCCTCGACGGTCAGCGACGACTGCTCGTCGCCGACCACAACCGCCGAGAGTGTGACCAAGACCCTACTGCCCACGCTGAAATTCTGGTCTTACGTCGGGCTGCTCAGGCTTTGGGGCGCTGGCGACTCAACGACTGTACGCTCTATGTGACGCTGGAGCCCTGCCCTATGTGTGCTGGGGCGATTCTTCAGGCTCGGCTGGGTCTTCTGGTCTATGGTGCCGATGATCCCAAGGCGGGCGCTGTCCGTACCGTCCTGAACCTGCCTGATAGTTCCCTCTCGTTTCACCGTCTGCCGGTCATCGCTGGGGTCTGTGAGGAAGCTTGTCGTGTGCTGTTGCAGCAATGGTTCCAAGCCCAACGTACAGGAGTAGTCGAGTAG
- a CDS encoding sigma-70 family RNA polymerase sigma factor, with product MADGHPYESALATVKISLTPSKQSRPGRGRQVSLEDSVGQFLREMARYPLLTGEQEIEMARVIAAGGPESELAKRRLVRANLRLVVSIAKKYLNRGVPFLDLIQEGAIGLMRAAEKFDYERGFKFSTYAYWWIRQGITRSIASQARTVRLPVHMVEKLNQVKRVRRELTQQLDHRPTKAELALALDLDEDKLDEILEAGRKTLSLHVRVGKEEDTELMDLIEDAHNAGPSLILENHLLLEQVEDALDQLAPREREILMLRFGMVDGKDYTLSEIGEMYTLSRERVRQIQTKAMRKLRHPRLQALLKDWVID from the coding sequence ATGGCAGACGGGCACCCGTATGAATCAGCGTTAGCAACAGTCAAAATCAGCCTCACTCCATCCAAGCAGAGCCGCCCTGGGCGGGGTCGCCAGGTGAGTCTTGAGGACTCGGTTGGTCAGTTTTTACGCGAGATGGCACGCTATCCGCTTTTGACCGGGGAGCAGGAGATTGAGATGGCGCGGGTCATTGCCGCCGGAGGGCCTGAGTCTGAGCTAGCTAAGCGCCGCCTTGTTCGCGCCAACCTACGCCTTGTGGTCTCGATTGCCAAGAAGTATCTCAACCGGGGCGTCCCTTTCCTCGATTTGATCCAGGAAGGGGCCATTGGTCTGATGCGGGCTGCCGAAAAATTTGATTATGAGCGCGGCTTCAAGTTCTCTACGTACGCCTATTGGTGGATTCGTCAGGGGATCACCCGTTCGATAGCGTCTCAAGCCCGTACCGTGCGTCTGCCTGTCCATATGGTCGAGAAGCTCAATCAGGTCAAGCGGGTGCGCCGGGAGTTGACCCAGCAGTTGGACCACCGCCCTACCAAGGCCGAACTAGCCCTCGCTCTGGATCTGGATGAAGATAAGCTGGATGAGATCTTGGAGGCAGGGCGCAAGACGCTCTCCCTGCATGTCCGCGTCGGTAAAGAAGAAGATACCGAGTTGATGGACCTGATCGAGGACGCCCACAATGCAGGACCGAGCCTGATCCTGGAGAACCACTTGCTCCTGGAGCAAGTCGAAGATGCCCTAGATCAGCTAGCGCCCCGCGAGCGAGAAATCCTGATGTTGCGCTTCGGGATGGTAGACGGCAAAGACTATACGCTCTCGGAAATTGGCGAAATGTATACGCTGTCGAGAGAGCGCGTCCGGCAGATCCAGACCAAGGCGATGCGCAAGTTACGCCATCCCCGGCTGCAAGCACTGCTCAAGGACTGGGTCATCGACTAG
- a CDS encoding transglutaminase TgpA family protein, whose translation MQTVTPSALLKSWQRWLPSPSSIPSEESIPLRTLVQVLVGIGIVATDVAAGAFSNLSALPTSLWAVPLSLVGAVVSWQRRRERNILIKFLLAIAMLAALGVFFLNILSTPNDTRIGLALLLVHLQVIHSFDLPRRRDLGYSMAIGLVLLGVAATLSQTLTFAPWLVGFVLVAVPMLRFDYRSRLGLPTPVTQAQQMVPWRGIGVLVGASLALGALIFALLPRFPGYQLRAFPVSTTIPLPADFSTKIRNRGFPQELARGSQGLGSRGSGAAKGEGGKGRALPTAYFGFNEAIGFDVQGVLEPIVVMRVRAQAPSFWRVMAFDEYTGTGWRIKRDNAVTIYRQPPFGVIYLPTNNTHLPTQSIVQTFTMVSDLPNLVPAAPWAGELYFPTRQVALDPQSTIRAPVELLEGLTYTVVSNVPLRDRARLRTTKALYPKAIRAAYLPLPSTVSSRTRKLAERITRDAPGYYEKALALTQYLKQTYVLRQTIPPFSARRDLADAFLFGSKGGSPEHFATTEVVMLRSLGIPARLATGFLPGAFNPWTGYYEVSNTDATALVEVYFADMGWFSFDPTPGRPLTPPSLDQPDTFQVADQSWQVLGRLLPEPLKVALGYLVSGIGGIIAALFAWAGSLVADLGWVGGAILLVLTVALVLGGWGMFALGSWWLGERSLRQLPPAERFYRQMLDRLAQQGLVKLPYQTPLEFLTEVELRLPGEVTQSCSRIVAGYLTWRYRGELAPVHDLEKQYRFLARRLRDRRPVGGQRL comes from the coding sequence ATGCAGACCGTGACGCCCTCGGCGCTTCTGAAATCCTGGCAGCGCTGGCTGCCTTCCCCTTCTAGCATCCCCAGTGAGGAGTCCATTCCCCTGCGCACGCTGGTGCAGGTACTCGTCGGCATCGGCATTGTGGCAACCGATGTGGCGGCGGGAGCCTTTAGCAATCTCAGTGCTTTGCCGACCAGCCTGTGGGCGGTTCCGTTGAGCCTAGTCGGGGCGGTGGTGAGTTGGCAGCGCAGGCGGGAGCGTAATATCTTGATCAAGTTTTTGCTGGCTATCGCCATGCTCGCAGCGCTGGGGGTCTTCTTTTTGAATATCCTCTCCACCCCCAATGACACACGAATCGGCCTCGCACTCCTGCTTGTGCACCTCCAGGTGATCCATAGCTTTGACCTGCCGCGCCGCCGGGATTTGGGCTACTCCATGGCGATTGGGCTGGTGTTGTTGGGGGTGGCGGCTACGCTGAGCCAGACCTTGACTTTTGCGCCCTGGTTGGTGGGTTTTGTATTGGTGGCAGTACCCATGCTGCGCTTCGATTACCGTTCTCGTTTGGGGTTGCCCACGCCGGTTACTCAGGCGCAACAGATGGTGCCCTGGCGTGGAATCGGAGTCTTGGTCGGGGCAAGCCTCGCGCTCGGAGCCCTTATTTTTGCGCTCCTACCCCGTTTTCCGGGCTATCAACTGCGGGCTTTTCCGGTCAGTACCACGATTCCCCTGCCCGCTGACTTCAGCACCAAAATCCGTAACCGGGGGTTCCCTCAGGAATTGGCTCGCGGCAGTCAGGGACTGGGTAGCCGGGGGAGCGGGGCAGCCAAGGGGGAAGGGGGCAAGGGGCGCGCCCTACCCACCGCTTATTTTGGTTTTAACGAGGCTATCGGGTTTGATGTCCAAGGTGTCCTGGAGCCTATCGTGGTGATGCGGGTGCGGGCACAAGCCCCCTCTTTCTGGCGGGTGATGGCCTTCGACGAATACACCGGGACGGGCTGGCGGATCAAGCGCGATAACGCCGTGACCATCTACCGCCAACCGCCCTTCGGCGTCATCTACCTGCCTACGAACAATACCCATCTGCCTACCCAGTCGATAGTACAGACCTTCACGATGGTCTCAGACCTGCCCAACCTTGTCCCGGCGGCACCCTGGGCTGGGGAACTGTACTTCCCAACCCGGCAAGTAGCCCTCGATCCCCAGAGCACGATTCGCGCCCCTGTCGAGTTGCTGGAGGGCCTGACCTATACCGTAGTCTCCAATGTCCCCCTGCGCGACCGCGCTCGCCTCAGGACGACCAAGGCGCTCTACCCCAAGGCGATCCGTGCTGCCTATCTACCTTTGCCCTCCACGGTCTCTTCCCGGACGCGGAAGCTGGCAGAACGAATTACCCGCGACGCTCCGGGCTACTACGAAAAAGCCCTTGCCCTCACCCAATATCTCAAGCAGACCTACGTCCTAAGACAGACTATCCCGCCTTTTAGCGCTCGCCGGGATTTGGCTGATGCCTTTCTCTTTGGCTCTAAGGGCGGCTCCCCTGAGCACTTTGCCACCACTGAAGTAGTTATGTTGCGCAGTCTGGGTATCCCTGCTCGCCTAGCGACAGGCTTTCTGCCGGGGGCTTTTAACCCCTGGACGGGCTACTATGAGGTCTCGAATACGGACGCAACCGCGCTGGTGGAGGTGTATTTTGCGGACATGGGCTGGTTCAGCTTTGACCCGACACCAGGAAGGCCACTTACGCCACCTTCTTTGGACCAGCCGGATACGTTTCAGGTAGCGGACCAGTCCTGGCAGGTTTTGGGTCGGCTCCTCCCCGAACCGCTCAAAGTAGCTTTAGGCTATCTCGTCAGCGGGATAGGGGGGATAATTGCGGCACTCTTTGCTTGGGCAGGTTCCCTGGTGGCGGATCTGGGCTGGGTAGGCGGCGCAATCCTGCTGGTGCTTACAGTGGCTTTGGTCTTGGGTGGGTGGGGCATGTTTGCCCTGGGCTCTTGGTGGCTGGGGGAGCGGAGTCTCCGTCAGTTGCCTCCAGCGGAGCGGTTTTACCGGCAAATGTTAGACCGTCTGGCCCAACAGGGTCTCGTAAAGCTACCCTATCAGACGCCCTTGGAATTTCTCACAGAGGTCGAGCTGCGCCTACCTGGGGAAGTCACGCAATCCTGTAGCCGGATTGTGGCGGGCTACCTCACATGGCGCTATCGTGGGGAGCTAGCCCCAGTGCACGACCTAGAAAAACAGTATCGTTTCCTGGCACGGCGGTTGCGCGACCGGAGGCCCGTGGGCGGTCAGCGACTTTGA